A portion of the Thalassotalea sp. LPB0316 genome contains these proteins:
- a CDS encoding efflux RND transporter permease subunit, whose translation MDIARYSIKNPVNIWLLVLICVIGGVVGLSNIGRLEDPAFTIKQARVMTYFPGASAEQVELEITERIEVAIQQMPQLKRVTSISKPGMSEVTVEIKDSYKSSTLPQIWDELRKRLRDARAQLPLGASEPQILDDFGDVFGLYYALTAPDFSLDEIREFSRIIRRELLTAQGVAKVDVNGLRSQQIVAYMDPYRIAGLGLSFPDVIALFNDNLQPFDSGRVEVDGKKLRLLVEDAESRIDSLSNLTLVLPGSSSSIKIRDIAELRLEESEVQNFLVNHNGQEAVTLSVSAISDVNIVSVGEQVDEKIAQVLAKLPAGIELTPIYNQAKIVDQAVEGFIENLIMSVVVVTVTLCLFMGWRSGVVVGSVLLITVMGTVLIMWLLNLQLQRISLGAMVIAMGMLVDNAIVVAEGMMLRMKQGKSAIDAASFIVKRTQWPLLGATVIGIAAFSGIGLSNDSTGEFLFSLFAVVLISLMLSWVLAVSVTPLFGSYFYRVEKQADTQQKISGFLKGYLGLLNISLRHRWLTVGLLVVITISAYAGFSKVKQGFFPASNTPLFFIHYWGSQDNDIRQTHDAILTVEKALLRHDKVTAITSFIGRGADRYTLTYSPQAPNESYGLLLVRMANTDDIDQYASDILAKAKAANLDADFYLERLQFGPGGGAKLAVRFSGPDNDVLRDLANQAMTIMRADGEIRDIRQNWRQKGLALNTHFDEYNAGIAGVSRTDFTRAVQYASTGVRLGVLQDGDYAYPIVAKMSASQDSVIGAIENNQVWSQQQRQYIPFKQLSSGVTLVSEEVLIQRRDRIRTITVFADPAFGETANKALLRVKTKIEAIPLPDGYNIEWGGEYESSKNAQKALGSGLPAGFLVMFLVSVLLFGKLKQPLIIWLVVPMAVVGVVSGLLLADMPFGFMSLLGFLSLFGMLIKNAIVLIEEIDLQIAEGSPPNMAVVEASVSRLRPVSLAAITTILGMAPLLFDAFFADMAVTIMGGLTFATLLTLVAVPVLYSLFFKIKVR comes from the coding sequence ATGGATATAGCACGTTATTCGATAAAAAATCCGGTTAATATTTGGCTATTAGTGCTAATTTGTGTGATCGGTGGTGTGGTTGGCCTATCGAATATTGGCCGATTAGAAGATCCTGCTTTTACCATTAAACAGGCTCGAGTAATGACCTATTTCCCTGGTGCGAGCGCTGAACAAGTTGAGCTGGAGATCACCGAGCGGATCGAGGTAGCCATTCAGCAAATGCCACAGCTAAAGCGAGTCACATCGATTTCTAAGCCAGGTATGTCAGAAGTAACGGTGGAAATCAAAGACAGCTATAAGTCATCAACCTTGCCACAGATATGGGATGAGTTGAGAAAGCGGCTACGCGATGCCCGGGCTCAACTGCCTCTTGGTGCTTCTGAACCACAAATCCTCGATGATTTTGGTGATGTCTTTGGTTTGTATTATGCACTAACAGCACCAGATTTTAGTCTTGATGAAATTCGCGAGTTTTCTCGCATTATTCGTCGAGAATTGTTAACCGCGCAAGGCGTAGCAAAAGTCGATGTCAACGGTTTGAGATCTCAACAAATTGTTGCCTATATGGATCCATATCGCATCGCTGGCTTAGGCCTTTCATTTCCCGATGTTATTGCCTTATTTAATGACAACCTGCAACCGTTTGACAGTGGTCGGGTAGAAGTTGACGGTAAAAAACTTCGTCTGTTAGTCGAAGATGCCGAGTCTCGTATCGACAGCTTGAGTAATTTAACGCTCGTTTTACCGGGCTCAAGCTCATCAATTAAAATTCGTGATATTGCTGAGTTAAGACTTGAAGAAAGCGAGGTGCAAAACTTCTTAGTTAATCACAATGGCCAAGAAGCCGTTACCTTATCGGTGTCTGCGATTAGTGATGTCAACATTGTCAGTGTTGGAGAGCAAGTTGATGAAAAAATAGCCCAGGTACTGGCGAAATTGCCAGCCGGTATTGAGCTAACGCCGATTTATAACCAAGCGAAAATCGTTGATCAAGCCGTTGAGGGGTTTATCGAAAACTTGATCATGTCAGTCGTCGTAGTAACGGTAACGCTATGCTTATTTATGGGGTGGCGTTCTGGTGTCGTTGTCGGCTCAGTGTTGCTGATCACTGTGATGGGCACTGTACTGATCATGTGGTTACTCAATTTGCAATTACAGCGAATTTCTCTGGGCGCTATGGTTATCGCCATGGGGATGTTGGTTGATAATGCCATTGTCGTTGCCGAAGGTATGATGCTGAGAATGAAACAAGGGAAATCTGCCATCGATGCCGCTAGCTTCATCGTTAAACGCACGCAATGGCCTTTACTTGGCGCAACAGTTATCGGTATTGCTGCGTTTTCCGGGATTGGTTTATCGAACGATTCAACCGGCGAGTTTTTATTTTCACTGTTTGCGGTTGTGCTAATTTCATTAATGTTGAGCTGGGTATTAGCGGTTAGTGTTACACCACTTTTTGGCTCGTATTTTTATCGCGTCGAAAAGCAAGCAGACACGCAACAAAAAATTAGTGGCTTTTTAAAAGGGTATTTGGGGTTATTGAATATTTCGCTACGCCATCGTTGGTTAACTGTTGGTTTGCTGGTTGTTATAACGATTAGTGCTTATGCGGGGTTTTCAAAAGTGAAACAAGGCTTTTTCCCCGCGTCGAATACACCGCTGTTTTTTATCCATTATTGGGGTAGCCAAGATAACGATATTCGTCAAACTCATGATGCGATATTAACCGTAGAAAAGGCGCTATTGCGCCATGATAAAGTCACCGCAATTACCAGCTTTATTGGTCGCGGCGCTGACCGCTATACGCTGACTTACAGCCCTCAAGCGCCGAACGAAAGCTATGGCTTATTATTAGTACGCATGGCTAATACTGATGATATTGATCAATATGCCAGTGATATCTTAGCAAAGGCGAAAGCAGCTAACTTAGATGCTGACTTTTATTTAGAGCGTTTGCAATTTGGCCCAGGCGGTGGTGCAAAGCTCGCTGTGCGTTTTTCTGGTCCAGATAACGATGTGTTACGTGATTTAGCCAACCAAGCGATGACCATCATGCGCGCAGATGGCGAGATACGCGATATTCGGCAAAACTGGCGACAAAAAGGTTTAGCCCTAAATACTCATTTTGATGAATACAATGCGGGCATTGCTGGTGTTTCTCGGACCGATTTTACGCGCGCTGTACAATACGCTTCGACGGGCGTACGTTTGGGCGTGTTACAAGATGGCGATTATGCGTATCCAATCGTCGCTAAAATGTCAGCGTCGCAAGATTCTGTTATTGGTGCTATTGAAAATAATCAGGTATGGAGTCAGCAACAGCGTCAATATATTCCATTTAAACAGCTGTCGTCAGGGGTAACCCTGGTCAGCGAAGAAGTGCTCATCCAACGACGAGATAGGATCAGAACCATCACTGTATTTGCCGATCCTGCTTTTGGCGAAACCGCTAATAAAGCATTGCTGCGTGTTAAAACGAAGATTGAAGCCATTCCATTACCCGATGGTTATAACATTGAATGGGGCGGTGAATACGAGTCATCAAAAAATGCCCAGAAAGCGCTTGGCAGTGGCTTACCTGCGGGATTTTTAGTGATGTTTTTAGTGTCGGTATTGTTATTTGGCAAGTTAAAACAACCTTTGATTATCTGGTTAGTCGTACCGATGGCGGTTGTTGGCGTGGTTAGTGGCTTATTGCTTGCCGATATGCCATTTGGTTTTATGTCGTTATTAGGCTTTTTGAGTTTGTTTGGCATGTTGATCAAAAATGCCATTGTCTTGATTGAGGAAATTGATTTACAAATTGCCGAAGGTAGTCCGCCCAATATGGCAGTTGTTGAGGCGAGTGTTAGTCGTTTGCGGCCAGTATCGCTTGCCGCAATCACGACAATTTTAGGCATGGCACCCTTGTTATTCGACGCGTTTTTCGCAGATATGGCGGTAACGATTATGGGCGGTTTGACGTTTGCTACTTTATTAACCCTAGTCGCTGTCCCTGTGCTTTACAGTTTATTTTTTAAGATAAAAGTTCGCTAA
- a CDS encoding efflux RND transporter periplasmic adaptor subunit, protein MKNIFVVLVCLAVVACSDVQPNQVKKETPVMVKLGKVQLINENATYTFPAEVDAVRTIDVSFEVSGRLVQQDIVTGTQVEQGHLLATIDQTPFIHQVKEKTSRKLQAERELNRIKQMIEKGLASQRDFDNAQTAFELAELELSDSQQELSYTQLLAPFSAQISERLVDNNSFVRAGQPIARMQDMSKIYFKINVPERVITSNTGKKIKAATATIGSLAQSFPVTYLEHSTTPDPITQTYKAVFAMEPIEGVSLVPGARAVLDITIEERSEQQVHVVPLSAVLGDDEQGFFVWKYNVETQRVDKTSVKVVKFADDFVAIDASLSTADMIVTAGASKMYQGLLVKPYRAEHD, encoded by the coding sequence ATGAAAAATATATTCGTGGTCTTAGTTTGTTTGGCTGTTGTTGCTTGTTCAGATGTGCAACCTAATCAGGTAAAAAAAGAAACCCCTGTAATGGTTAAATTAGGTAAGGTGCAATTGATCAACGAAAATGCAACCTATACCTTCCCTGCGGAAGTTGATGCAGTAAGAACGATTGATGTGAGCTTTGAAGTGTCTGGTCGATTGGTTCAGCAAGATATTGTTACTGGCACGCAAGTAGAACAAGGTCATTTATTAGCAACTATTGATCAAACGCCATTTATTCATCAGGTTAAAGAGAAGACATCGCGAAAACTGCAAGCTGAACGCGAGCTAAATCGCATCAAGCAAATGATTGAAAAAGGCCTTGCGTCGCAAAGGGACTTTGATAATGCCCAAACCGCCTTTGAGTTAGCAGAACTTGAACTCAGTGATAGTCAACAGGAACTGAGTTATACCCAACTTTTAGCGCCCTTTAGCGCTCAAATTTCAGAACGCTTAGTTGATAATAATAGCTTTGTTCGCGCAGGTCAGCCGATTGCTAGAATGCAAGATATGTCAAAGATTTACTTTAAAATCAATGTGCCTGAAAGGGTAATTACCTCTAATACCGGTAAAAAAATTAAAGCGGCTACAGCAACTATTGGTAGTTTAGCTCAATCGTTTCCTGTGACTTACTTAGAGCATTCAACAACGCCCGATCCGATCACTCAAACCTACAAAGCCGTTTTTGCAATGGAACCAATAGAAGGCGTCAGTTTAGTGCCAGGCGCGAGAGCGGTATTAGATATTACTATCGAAGAGCGCAGTGAACAGCAGGTTCATGTAGTGCCTCTTTCTGCCGTTTTAGGTGATGATGAACAAGGTTTTTTCGTTTGGAAATACAACGTAGAAACTCAACGTGTTGATAAAACATCTGTCAAGGTTGTTAAGTTTGCTGACGATTTTGTCGCGATTGATGCTTCACTTTCAACAGCTGATATGATTGTCACGGCAGGTGCGAGTAAAATGTACCAAGGGCTATTAGTAAAGCCATACCGTGCGGAGCATGATTAA
- a CDS encoding TetR/AcrR family transcriptional regulator: protein MLTSTIKILNAAKHCFYQHGYSATTISMISKYADISRVTIHKQFCSKEQIFRQVLNQYTADMLEQSAIMLKEKHGCWQKIEALLTKWGDEIFKEIGDEIIRNDLIYSAKKYCKNELLEMREAKCSIIEQLLNQGIKDGSVCLEKLAMQASEVAYLIEITFSGLVNTGREDNRQDQISALLKVYRTATL from the coding sequence ATGCTTACCAGTACCATTAAAATTCTTAACGCCGCCAAACACTGTTTTTATCAGCACGGTTATAGTGCGACAACCATTTCGATGATCAGTAAATACGCTGATATCTCGCGCGTTACCATCCATAAACAGTTTTGCTCAAAAGAGCAGATTTTTCGACAAGTATTAAACCAATATACCGCTGACATGCTTGAGCAATCGGCAATTATGCTCAAAGAAAAGCACGGCTGTTGGCAAAAAATAGAAGCGCTTTTAACCAAATGGGGCGATGAAATTTTTAAAGAGATCGGTGATGAGATCATACGCAATGACCTCATTTACTCAGCGAAAAAATACTGTAAAAATGAGCTACTCGAGATGAGAGAAGCCAAATGCAGTATTATCGAACAACTACTGAACCAAGGCATAAAAGACGGTAGCGTCTGTTTAGAAAAATTAGCGATGCAGGCCAGTGAAGTTGCCTATTTAATTGAAATAACTTTTAGTGGCTTAGTCAATACGGGGCGAGAAGATAATCGACAGGATCAAATTAGCGCGCTATTGAAGGTTTATCGAACAGCAACGCTTTAA
- a CDS encoding iron-containing alcohol dehydrogenase produces MFNFTYSNPTRIHFGEQQIAKIAKEIPQSARVLVTYGGGSIKSNGIYQQVEQALSNHTWFEFSGIEPNPSLETLAHAIELVNKEGIDYILAVGGGSVIDGSKFIAAGAHFDGEPWDILAKQAKVTSAIDLGVVLTLPATGSESNSFAVVSKKATNEKLAFGSEHVHPKFAVLDPSVINSLPQKQVTNGIVDAFVHVMEQYLTYPVDAKIQDRFAEGILLTLMADGIKLINDRSDEKARANVMWSATQALNGLIGAGVPQDWATHGIGHQITALYGLDHAQTLAIVLPRMMSVMRAEKQAKLLQYGERVLAITAEQFNGDIDKTIDAIIDKTEQFFASVEMKTRFSQYQLGEDVIEPIIAQLTQLKMTKMGENQTVTLDKVKAILTASL; encoded by the coding sequence ATGTTTAACTTTACCTATAGCAACCCTACAAGAATTCACTTTGGCGAACAGCAAATTGCTAAGATTGCTAAAGAAATTCCTCAATCTGCCCGTGTTTTAGTGACCTATGGTGGTGGCAGTATAAAAAGCAATGGTATTTATCAGCAAGTTGAGCAAGCGCTTAGTAACCACACCTGGTTTGAATTTTCGGGTATTGAGCCAAATCCAAGCTTAGAAACCTTAGCTCACGCCATTGAATTGGTAAATAAAGAAGGTATTGATTATATCCTTGCCGTTGGTGGCGGCTCAGTTATTGATGGTAGTAAATTTATTGCCGCAGGCGCACATTTTGATGGTGAACCTTGGGATATCCTTGCCAAACAAGCCAAGGTGACAAGCGCAATTGACCTCGGCGTGGTGCTAACATTGCCAGCAACTGGCTCGGAGTCAAACAGCTTTGCCGTGGTATCAAAGAAAGCGACCAATGAAAAGCTCGCCTTTGGCAGCGAACACGTTCACCCCAAATTTGCCGTTTTAGATCCTAGCGTGATCAATTCTTTACCGCAAAAACAAGTAACCAATGGTATTGTCGATGCGTTTGTCCATGTCATGGAGCAATACTTAACCTACCCTGTTGATGCCAAAATTCAAGACAGATTTGCTGAGGGCATTTTACTCACCCTCATGGCTGACGGTATAAAATTAATCAATGATAGAAGCGATGAGAAAGCACGCGCTAATGTTATGTGGAGCGCTACCCAAGCACTCAATGGCTTAATTGGTGCAGGCGTACCACAAGACTGGGCAACACACGGTATTGGCCACCAAATCACCGCGCTGTACGGTTTAGATCATGCGCAAACATTGGCGATTGTACTCCCGCGCATGATGTCGGTAATGCGAGCAGAAAAGCAAGCAAAGTTACTACAGTACGGCGAGCGTGTATTAGCGATTACAGCGGAGCAATTTAACGGCGATATCGATAAAACCATTGATGCAATTATCGATAAAACGGAGCAGTTCTTTGCCAGTGTCGAGATGAAAACCCGTTTTAGCCAATACCAGTTAGGTGAAGACGTTATTGAGCCAATCATTGCGCAATTAACACAGCTAAAAATGACCAAAATGGGCGAAAACCAAACGGTAACCTTAGATAAAGTTAAAGCTATTTTAACCGCTAGCTTGTAA
- a CDS encoding LysE/ArgO family amino acid transporter, producing MFLTLAKGFVIGAGLIMPIGAQNAYVLSQGIKRNYHILAATICIICDFILMSLGVFGGGALLSSHPVIALVVTILGIVFLTVYGALFFKSFYLASNEQMAEQMSPVTKKTVIFTTLAVTLLNPHVYLDTVVLIGSISNQFDEAERVFFLFGTLLASLTWFYMLSLGAAKMSPWLSTPKVQRGINLLVALIMWAIAASLLTTLL from the coding sequence ATGTTTTTAACGTTGGCGAAAGGTTTTGTCATTGGCGCCGGTTTAATTATGCCGATTGGCGCGCAAAACGCGTATGTGCTTAGTCAGGGGATCAAGCGAAACTATCATATATTAGCAGCGACGATTTGTATTATTTGTGACTTTATCTTGATGTCGCTTGGTGTCTTTGGTGGTGGTGCACTATTGAGTTCACACCCGGTTATCGCGCTTGTGGTCACCATTTTAGGTATCGTGTTTTTAACCGTTTACGGCGCGTTGTTTTTTAAAAGCTTTTATTTAGCTAGCAATGAACAAATGGCTGAACAAATGTCGCCAGTAACTAAGAAAACCGTGATCTTTACAACCTTAGCGGTAACCTTGCTTAACCCGCATGTTTATCTAGATACCGTGGTGTTAATTGGCAGTATTAGCAATCAATTTGATGAAGCCGAGCGGGTGTTCTTTCTCTTTGGTACCTTACTGGCGAGTTTAACATGGTTTTATATGTTATCGCTTGGCGCAGCAAAAATGTCACCTTGGTTATCAACGCCCAAGGTTCAAAGAGGGATTAACTTGTTGGTCGCATTGATCATGTGGGCTATCGCAGCAAGTTTGTTGACAACGCTACTATAG
- a CDS encoding LysR family transcriptional regulator ArgP — MKVEKLDYKLVMALDSVIAEQSFEGAAKKLHITQSAVSQRIKQLEQWLAQPVLIRSTPIEATAIGQKLLSHYQKIKQLESSLLDELRPELTNTTQQIAIALNADTLATWFIPAMTPVLKTQKIALDLKVANEAVSHELLKKGEVFGAISSQSTSFSGGKAVHLGMLEYVLCASPEFISQYFSSGVNATSLQFAPAISFDSQDTMHTSFIKQHFDLNANDYPRHQVRSSEAFVNMSLAGVAYSLLPTTQAQAFLDNGELIDIAPSLRIQQQLYWHSWHLERGIYREVSQAIVKFAQELLAK; from the coding sequence ATGAAAGTAGAGAAACTAGATTATAAGTTGGTCATGGCACTTGATAGCGTGATCGCCGAGCAAAGCTTTGAAGGTGCGGCGAAAAAGCTTCACATTACCCAATCGGCAGTTTCTCAACGCATTAAACAACTCGAGCAATGGTTGGCTCAGCCAGTACTGATCAGAAGTACACCAATAGAAGCAACGGCTATTGGCCAAAAGCTATTAAGTCATTATCAAAAAATTAAACAACTCGAAAGCTCACTGCTCGATGAATTGCGACCCGAGCTCACCAACACCACCCAACAAATCGCGATCGCGTTAAATGCTGATACGCTGGCAACATGGTTTATTCCGGCAATGACACCAGTATTAAAAACTCAAAAAATAGCATTGGATCTTAAAGTCGCCAATGAAGCTGTTAGCCATGAATTACTGAAAAAAGGCGAGGTATTTGGTGCGATTAGCAGCCAATCAACAAGCTTTTCGGGCGGTAAAGCTGTGCACCTCGGTATGCTTGAATACGTATTATGCGCAAGCCCTGAGTTTATTTCGCAGTATTTTTCCTCGGGTGTTAATGCTACCTCGTTACAGTTTGCTCCGGCGATCAGCTTTGATAGCCAAGATACAATGCACACAAGCTTCATTAAACAACATTTTGATCTTAACGCCAATGACTACCCGCGCCACCAAGTAAGAAGCTCAGAAGCCTTTGTTAATATGAGCTTAGCTGGTGTCGCTTATTCACTGTTACCCACCACCCAAGCCCAAGCGTTTTTAGATAACGGTGAGCTCATCGATATTGCCCCGTCATTGCGCATCCAGCAGCAACTCTATTGGCACAGCTGGCATTTAGAGCGCGGTATTTATCGAGAAGTATCACAGGCGATAGTAAAATTCGCCCAAGAGTTGTTGGCAAAATAA
- a CDS encoding sigma 54-interacting transcriptional regulator: MKLAISLQDKLGVSQKVLTAIASHGWNVIAMEVETGLIYLDIEGQQTSLTDVTSALSQLPEFITCHQIDVMPSALKEQHLQALLARISEPILDIDKHGVVITANQAAVKLFGSKNRSTAILGSQINSLINLTSKDIQGQSRRSISITVKQMNFIADITSVYSEQDYQGAVIMLRETRALGRQISALQNTKPLDDGIAAIISQSAQMQQVKEQAMRFAALDLPVLLRGETGTGKELLARAIHQSSARNQQPFLAINCATLPEHLLESELFGYQAGAFTGASKAGKPGLLELAEGGTIFLDEIAEMSVYLQAKLLRFLENYQFRRVGGTQELNANVRIISATHQDLESNIEQQAFREDLYYRLNVLSIQIPPLRQRLDDLALLIPHFLKLAAQQVDLIQPSLSDDAYQQLASYQWPGNIRQLQNSLFRIVALAKSSVITQADIIQVLNEFSHTMQGNNAKRGETEHAGSDYRNCQNWQEAQDLFEHTLLSQLYPQFHSTRALAKRLGVSHNKIAMKLRQHKLS, encoded by the coding sequence ATGAAATTAGCTATTTCACTTCAAGATAAACTCGGTGTTTCGCAAAAGGTATTAACGGCTATTGCTAGTCATGGCTGGAACGTAATCGCGATGGAGGTTGAAACTGGGCTTATCTATTTAGATATTGAAGGCCAACAAACCTCATTAACCGACGTAACCAGTGCGCTAAGTCAGTTACCTGAATTTATCACCTGTCATCAAATAGATGTAATGCCAAGTGCGTTAAAGGAGCAACATTTACAGGCGCTACTTGCTAGAATTTCTGAACCCATCTTAGATATTGATAAACACGGCGTCGTTATTACTGCCAATCAAGCTGCAGTGAAGCTATTTGGCTCAAAAAATCGCTCAACGGCGATATTAGGTAGCCAGATTAACTCGCTGATCAATTTAACGAGTAAAGATATTCAAGGCCAGTCTAGGCGCTCAATATCTATCACCGTGAAGCAAATGAACTTTATTGCAGATATTACTTCCGTTTATAGCGAGCAAGATTATCAGGGCGCGGTTATTATGCTGCGAGAAACTCGAGCGTTAGGGCGGCAAATATCAGCATTACAAAATACCAAACCGCTTGACGATGGTATAGCTGCGATTATTAGCCAATCAGCGCAAATGCAACAAGTAAAAGAGCAAGCGATGCGCTTTGCCGCGCTCGATTTACCCGTATTATTGCGCGGTGAAACCGGAACGGGTAAAGAGCTACTTGCTCGCGCTATTCATCAAAGCTCGGCGCGCAATCAGCAACCATTTCTTGCGATAAATTGCGCCACCTTACCTGAGCATTTATTAGAAAGTGAATTATTTGGCTATCAAGCTGGCGCGTTTACCGGTGCGAGTAAAGCTGGTAAGCCGGGTTTGTTAGAGCTGGCTGAAGGCGGTACCATTTTTCTCGATGAAATCGCTGAAATGTCGGTCTATTTGCAGGCCAAGTTATTACGATTTTTAGAGAATTATCAATTTAGGCGCGTTGGTGGTACACAAGAATTGAATGCTAATGTGAGGATCATATCAGCCACCCATCAAGATCTTGAGAGCAACATTGAACAACAAGCATTTAGGGAAGACTTATATTATCGACTCAATGTTTTATCAATCCAGATACCACCGCTAAGACAGCGATTAGATGATTTAGCTTTATTGATCCCACACTTTTTAAAACTTGCTGCCCAACAAGTCGATCTCATTCAACCTAGCTTAAGTGACGATGCCTATCAACAACTTGCTAGTTATCAGTGGCCGGGCAATATTCGACAATTACAAAACAGCCTGTTTCGAATTGTCGCTTTGGCGAAATCCAGTGTCATTACGCAAGCAGACATTATTCAAGTACTCAATGAGTTTAGCCATACAATGCAGGGGAATAATGCGAAGCGCGGTGAAACTGAGCACGCTGGCAGTGACTATCGGAATTGTCAAAACTGGCAAGAGGCGCAAGACTTATTTGAGCACACCTTACTCAGCCAACTTTACCCACAATTTCACTCAACTAGGGCTTTGGCAAAGCGCTTAGGCGTTTCACACAATAAGATTGCGATGAAGCTAAGACAACACAAGCTGTCTTAG
- the megL gene encoding methionine gamma-lyase, whose amino-acid sequence MSDKNAKQQFNIETRAIHGGSIKDEQFGSLATPLYQTSTFTFENAQQGAKRFAGEEQGYIYSRLGNPTTTQLEQTVAALEGTEAAAATATGMGAVSAALLANLSAGDHLISSKAVYGCSFALMSHMLTKFGIEVSFVDMTEPENIIKAIKPNTKVIFLETPINPNLVVLDLEAIGSIAQQHQLISIVDNTFLTPYLQKPAQFGFDLIIHSATKYLNGHGDVVAGIICGSEEMINEIKMTSLKDIGATMSPHDAWLIIRGLKTLPVRMDRHCSNAQTVAEYLEGHKAIKQVHYPGLKSHAGYQFIGKQMKAAGGVIAFELDGSLEDGAFFIDQMKLLSIAVSLGDAESLIQHPASMTHSPYTAEERAKAGISDTLIRISVGLEHVDDIIDDLSQAFDKLVERQKSAQQVA is encoded by the coding sequence ATGTCAGACAAGAACGCAAAGCAGCAATTTAACATTGAAACGCGTGCTATCCACGGTGGCTCAATTAAAGATGAGCAATTTGGTTCGCTCGCCACCCCGTTATATCAAACGTCTACCTTTACCTTTGAGAATGCTCAGCAAGGAGCAAAGCGCTTTGCCGGCGAAGAGCAAGGTTATATTTATTCTCGTCTTGGCAACCCAACAACAACACAATTAGAGCAAACGGTTGCAGCATTAGAAGGAACAGAAGCAGCAGCGGCAACTGCAACCGGCATGGGCGCTGTATCTGCAGCATTGTTGGCGAATTTGAGCGCTGGCGATCATTTGATCTCATCGAAAGCTGTTTATGGCTGTTCATTTGCCTTGATGTCACATATGCTAACCAAGTTTGGTATCGAAGTGAGCTTTGTCGATATGACAGAGCCTGAAAATATCATCAAGGCGATAAAGCCCAATACCAAGGTTATTTTTTTAGAAACGCCAATTAACCCAAATCTTGTCGTGCTTGATCTTGAAGCTATAGGTAGCATTGCTCAGCAGCACCAGTTGATTTCTATCGTTGACAATACGTTTTTAACACCTTACCTACAAAAACCAGCGCAATTTGGTTTTGATCTAATTATACACAGTGCAACTAAATACCTTAACGGCCACGGTGATGTCGTTGCCGGTATTATTTGTGGTAGTGAGGAGATGATCAACGAAATCAAGATGACGTCGTTAAAAGATATTGGTGCGACCATGAGCCCACACGATGCTTGGTTAATTATTCGCGGGCTTAAAACCCTGCCAGTACGCATGGATAGACACTGCAGCAACGCGCAAACTGTTGCAGAGTATTTAGAGGGTCACAAGGCGATCAAACAGGTTCATTACCCAGGCTTAAAATCTCATGCCGGTTATCAATTTATCGGTAAACAAATGAAAGCAGCGGGCGGGGTAATAGCCTTTGAACTTGATGGTTCGTTAGAAGATGGCGCGTTTTTTATCGATCAAATGAAATTGCTGTCAATTGCCGTAAGCCTGGGCGATGCCGAATCATTAATTCAACACCCAGCCTCAATGACACACTCGCCTTATACTGCCGAAGAGCGCGCTAAAGCAGGCATTAGCGACACCTTGATTCGAATCTCAGTGGGTTTAGAGCATGTCGACGATATTATCGATGATTTATCGCAAGCGTTTGACAAATTAGTTGAACGCCAAAAGTCAGCACAACAAGTTGCTTAA
- a CDS encoding GNAT family N-acetyltransferase: MKFTIAHENYQQVSDCLSREIVAFNHQHWDLKNKIPLAICQTDDSDNMIAGVSGIAFGNWLNIERLWVAEQLRGKGMGEKLLNAIELEAKKLGCKYALVDTLEFQAKPFYQAHGYQVQWQQDNYPLTGTRYYLKKAL, translated from the coding sequence ATGAAATTTACCATTGCGCATGAAAATTATCAGCAAGTTTCCGATTGTTTGAGTCGTGAAATCGTCGCATTTAATCACCAACACTGGGATTTAAAAAACAAAATACCTTTAGCGATCTGTCAAACAGATGACAGCGATAATATGATTGCTGGCGTTTCAGGGATCGCTTTTGGCAATTGGCTTAATATTGAGCGCTTGTGGGTGGCAGAGCAATTGCGCGGCAAAGGAATGGGTGAAAAGTTACTCAATGCGATAGAGCTTGAAGCCAAAAAGCTTGGTTGTAAATATGCCTTGGTAGATACCCTTGAATTCCAAGCAAAACCTTTTTACCAAGCACATGGTTATCAGGTGCAGTGGCAGCAAGATAATTATCCGCTGACAGGTACGCGCTACTATCTGAAGAAAGCTCTTTGA